The following nucleotide sequence is from Pseudomonas putida S13.1.2.
CTGTCGGTGCAGGACCCGCGCGAACGCCCGCCAGAGCGCCAACAGGCCGCCGACCAGGCCCACGCACAGTGGAAGGACGTGGACTCCGACTTCGCCGCGTTGGTCAACCTGTGGCGTGGTTTCGAAGAGCAGCGCCAGGCGCTCACGGCCAACCCGCTGCGCAACTGGTGCCGCAAGAACTTCCTGAACTACCTGCGCCTGCGTGAATGGCGCGATGCCCACCGCCAGCTGGCACTGATCTGCCGTGAGCTGCAGTTGACGGTGAACAAGGAACCGTCCGACTACCTGAAGATGCACAAGGCCATCCTCAGTGGCCTGCTCAGCCAGATCGGCCAGAAGACCGAAGAGGGCGACTACCAGGGTGCCCGCCAACGGCGCTTCTGGGTGCACCCTTCATCAGGCCTGGGGCGCAAGCGCCCGCAGTGGGTAATGGCCGCCGAACTGGTCGAGACCACCAAGCTGTATGCGCGCATGGTCGCCAAGATCGAGCCGGACTGGATCGAGCCGCTGGCCGGCCACCTGGTCAAGAAGAACCACTTTGAACCGCACTGGGAGAAGAAGCGCGGGCAGGTGGTGGCCTATGAGCAGATCACCCTGTACGGGCTGATTCTGGTTGGCCGCCGCCCGGTGCATTACGGCCCGATCGACCCGGTTACCTCGCGCGAGCTGTTTATCCGCGAAGGCCTGGTGGGGGGTGAAATCCAGTCACGGGCCAAGTGCCTGGCAGCCAACAAACGCCTGCTTGAGGAGCTTGACGAGCTGGAGGCCAAGGCCCGCCGGCGCGACATTCTGGCCGACGAAGAAACGCTGTACGCCTTCTACGAAGCGCGCCTGCCGGCAGAAATTCACCAGACCGCGACCTTCGACAGCTGGTACCGCATGGGCAGCCAGAAAGACGCGAACCTGCTGATCATGCGCGAGGAAGACGTGCTGGCCCGCGAAGCCAGCGAAGTGACGGCAGCGCAGTACCCCGACAGTATGCAGGTGGGCGAGCTGCGCCTGCCGCAGAGCTACCACTTCGAGCCCGGTCACCCGCGTGACGGCGTGACCGTGCGGGTGCCGGCACCGCTGTTGCCAAGCCTGCCCGGCGAGCGCCTGGAATGGCTGGTGCCAGGCCTGCTGGAGGCCAAGTGCGTGGCGCTGGTGCGCAACCTGCCCAAGGCCCTGCGCAAGAACTTCGTGCCGGTGCCGGACTTCGTCAAGGCCTCGCTGGCGCGCATGACGTTCGGCCAGGGGGCGCTGCCGCAGGCTCTGGGCCAGGAGCTGTTGCGCATGACCGGTGCGCGGGTGTCCGATGAGGCCTGGGAAGAATCGGTCAAACTGGTCGAAGGCCACCTGCGGATGAACATCGAAGTGGTCGATGGCCAAGGCAAGTTCCTTGGCGAAGGCCGCGACCTGGCCGAGCTGACTGCACGCTTTGCCGCTGCCAGCCAGGCAGCACTGGCGGTGCCGCGTGATGCCAAAAGCGAACAACCGGTGCAGGCCAAAGCTTTCAGCGAAGTGAAACAGACCGCCCAGCAGAAGATTGCAGGGCTGTCGATGACCGTGTACCCGGCGCTGGTCGAAGACAACGGCACCGTGCGCGAAGGGCGCTTCTCGACCCAGGCCGAAGCCGAGTTCCAGCACCGCCGCGCGTTGCAACGGCTGTTGCTGCAGCAACTGGCCGAGCCGGCCAAGTTCCTGCGCGGCAAGCTGCCGGGGCTGACCGAGCTGGGCCTGCTGTACCGTGAAATGGGGCGGGTCGAGGCGCTGGTCGAAGACATTCTGCTGGCCAGCCTGGACAGCTGCATCCTCGAAGGCGAACAACCACTGCCTCGTGATGGCGCGGCCCTGGCCGGGCTGGCTGAGCGCAAGCGCGGCAGCTGGGCGGAGCATGCCGAGCGCCTGGCGCGCCTGACGTTGGAGGTGCTGAAACTCTGGCATGGCCTGCAGAAGCGCTTCAAGGGCAAGATCGACCTGAGCCAGGCGGTGGCGCTGAACGACATCAAGCAGCAGCTGGGTAACCTGGTGTACCCGGGCTTTGTGCGCGAAACGCCCGCGGCTTGGTTCAAGGAGCTGCCACGCTACCTCAAGGCGGTGGAACTGCGCCTTGAGAAGCTGGGTTCGCAAGTGCAGAAGGACCGGGTCTGGTCCGGCGAGCTAGCCAACCTGTGGGCGCAGTACAAGGCCCGTGCCGACAAGCATGCCCAAGAGGGCAAGCGTGATGAGCAACTGGCTTTGTACCGTTGGTGGCTGGAGGAATATCGGGTGTCGTTGTTTGCCCAGCAGTTGGGGACCAAGGTGCCGATTTCCGACAAGCGATTGAGCAAACAGTGGAGTCAGGTGGAAGGCTAAACTTCCACAGTTGTGGCAATATTGATGCAATTTGGGGCCGCCTTGCGGCCCTTCGCGGGCACGCCCGCTCCCACAGGGGTGAGCGTACGCGCCTAAATTGGTACTAAAGTGCCATTAATCTGTCATATTTCCAGCCAGCGCCCCGTGGCGATGGCCTTTGACCAGAGGAACGACCGTGCATAACGTCGTGATCAGCGGCACCGGCCTGTACACCCCGGCCCAGAGCATTTCCAACGAAGAACTGGTGGCCTCCTTCAACGCCTGGTCGCAGCAGTTCAACCAGGACAACGCCGCCGCCATCGAGCGCGGTGAAGTCGAAGCGGCGCCGTTGTCCGACGCGGCGTTCATCGAAAAGGCCTCGGGCATCAAGAGCCGCTTCGTCATGGACAAGGCCGGCATCCTCGACCCCCAGCGCATGAAACCACGCTTGCCAGAGCGGTCCAACGACGAACCGTCGGTGCTCTGCGAAATGGCCGTGGCCGCTGCCCGCCAGGCCCTGGAGCGCGCCGGCCGCACGGCTGCGGATGTCGACGGGGTAATCGTCGCCTGCTCCAACTTGCAGCGCCCGTACCCGGCGATTGCCATCGAAGTGCAGCAGGCGCTGGGCATCCAGGGCTTTGCCTTCGACATGAACGTGGCCTGCTCGTCCGCCACCTTCGGCATCCAGACCGCCGCCAACAGCGTGGCCCTGGGCCAGGCGCGCGCGGTGCTGATGGTCAACCCGGAGGTGTGCACCGGCCACCTGAACTTCCGCGACCGTGACAGCCACTTCATTTTCGGTGATGCCGCTACCGCGGTACTGATCGAGCGTGCCGACCAGGCCACCTCGGCGCACCAGTTCGACATCGTCAGCAGCAAGCTGTGGACCGAGTTCTCCAACAACATCCGCAACAACTTCGGCTTCCTCAACCGTGCGGCGGAAGAGGGCGAAGGCGCAGCGGACAAGCTGTTCATCCAGGAAGGCCGCAAGGTGTTCCGCGAGGTGTGCCCGAAAGTGGCCGAGCTGATCGGTGAGCACCTGCAGGAAAACGGCCTGCAATCGAGCGATGTGAAGCGCTTCTGGCTGCACCAGGCGAACCTCAGCATGAACCACCTGATCGTCAAGAAGCTGCTGGGGCGTGAAGTGGCCGAGGAAGATGCACCGGTCATTCTCGACCGTTATGCCAACACCAGTTCGGCGGGTTCGGTGATTGCCTTCCACCTGTACCAGGATGACCTGGCCAAGGGCTCGTTGGGCGTGTTGAGCTCGTTTGGTGCGGGGTATTCGATTGGTAGCGTGATTCTGCGCAAGCGCTGATTTATCAGGCGCCTGTAACGGCCTCTTCGCGGGCTCGCCCGCTCCCACAGGTACAGCATAGTTCTCAAGGTCTGTGGTGATCCTGTGGGAGCGGGCAGGCCCGCGAAGGGGCCGGCGCATTCGCACAGGCAAAAAAGAGGGAAACGCCGGATGGGGTCGGCGTTTCCCGCTTCAGCGTGAAGCAGAGAGGTTGCCGCTTAGAACTTGGCTTCCAGGTCCACCTGCAGGGTGTCGACGTCAGCATTGCTGTTCGGCAGCTGCGACAGATCTGTCTTGGCCATCAGGTAGGCAGCACCCAGGGAGAAGTTCTTGTCGATCTCGTAACCGACCTTGAACTTGTGACCACGCGAACCGGTGAAGCCGTTGCCAAAGTCCGAATCGGTGAACAGGCTGACCACCGCGTTACGCTGCACATCGCGGTAGTTGTAGTCCAGGCTCCAGGCTCCCACCTTGGTTTTCAAACCAGCCAGCCAGGCTTGATCTTCGCCATCGGTGCTCTCGGTATTCTTCACGTACTGACCATAGGCCGACAATGGAATGGCCAAGCCGGTGAAATCGATCTGGCCAAAGCCTTCCACCAGATTGAACTCGTTGGTGGTGTTGCCGAACGACTGCAGGATGGCTGCTTCCTTGTCGTTGTCGTAACCATAGATGCTGGCACCCACGGTGAGCTTGAGCACGTCAGCCGGGGCGAACTTGGCGCCCAACTGGCCGTGGTAAACCTGCGCATCGTGCTTGTACTGGACACCATCACCATCGACGTTGTCTTTCAGGGTGTACTGACCGGCGCTGGCAAAGACTTCGGCTCCGCCCAGGTCAGCCTTGTAAGTGGCAGCCACACCTTCCGGGTTGATGTCGCTATCCCAGATGATGTCGCCCATGCTTACCCAAGGCTGTGGCATCTTGCCGCCAATAAGGTGCAGGTTAGGGACTGCAGTAGGGTGCCAGTCGAGGTAGGCGAGGTCGACCCACAGCGACTTCTTGTCAAAGTAGTTGTCGAGGCTCTGGTTGGTCGAGCGCCGGTCGGCGCTGCTGCCGGTGGCTATACGAACGCCGGCGTCGACCTGCGGGTTGATCTCGCTGTAGAAGCCGACACGGGCACGCACTCGCTGGCGGTCCTGGTTGCCGCTGCTGCTGTTCGGGTCATCGACGTTGACGTCTTCGTAACGCAGGCGCACGTCACCCTTGATCTGGGTCTTGGCGGCCCATGCCACTTTTTGTTCAAACGAGCTCATGCGTTCGGACTGAGCTTTCTGGTCGGCCTTTTCCTTGGTTTCTTTTGCCAGGTCGCCCTGCAGTTCGTTGTACTGCGCCTGATTGATCGAGCCGTTGGCGCGGAGCATTTCGAGCAGCTTGGCGTCGACAGCAGCACTGGCCGGGGCGCTCAGAGCCAGCATCATGCCGGTGAGGCTTACTCCGGTAAGTGTAGAAACAAGACGCATAAGGTTCTCCCTACTGAAAAAAATGGGGGAGGCTCAAGCGCCTGCCCCTGCGTTGGCATGTCTTCGGAAAGGGCCTGAATAGACAGGTTCTGGGGTTCCGGAAAACAGGCGCAAGTATTGCGGGGGCCAATGACAGATTAATGTCTAATTAGTGGCACTGCTGTTAAGTAATTGAGAATAAAAGGATCAGCCCGGCGTTCGTCATTTGAGTGCCGAGCGTTCCTTGGGGATACTGAACGCCTTCAGACAGCGAGCCGAAACCGTGACCAGCCTGTATAGCCTTGCCCATTTGCGTGATCTTCCGGCGGCCACCTGGGATGCCCTGGTGCCGGCGGGCCAACCTTTCCTGCGCCATGCCTTCCTCAGCGCGATGGAAGACAGCGGCAGTGTGCAGCGCAACACAGGCTGGGCCGCCGAGCACCTGGTGCTGGAGCGTGACGGGCAGGTGCGGGCACTGTTGCCGGCGTACCGCAAGTGGCATTCGTTTGGCGAGTATGTGTTCGATCATGGCTGGGCCGATGCCTGTGAGCGGGCCGGCATTGCCTACTACCCAAAGCTGCTCGGCGCCGTGCCGTTCAGCCCGGTCAGCGGCCCACGCCTGCTGGCGGCCGACCCGGCTGACGGTTTATTGATGCTGCAGGCCCTGCCGGAGTATCTGGGCAAGGGTGGGCTTTCCGGTGCGCACATCAACTTCACCGACCCGGCGCTGGACGCGCAGTTGGCGGGCCTGCCAGGGTGGATGGAGCGCCTGGGTTGCCAGTTTCACTGGCAAAACCGGGGGTACCGCGACTTTCAGGATTTTCTCGACAGCCTGAGCTCTCGCAAGCGCAAGCAGATGCGCAAGGAGCGTGAGCAGGTGGCGGGGCAGGGCATCGAATTCCGGTGGTACCGCGGTGATGAACTGGACGAGGCACAGTGGGATTTCGTCTTTTTGTGTTATGCCAACACCTATGCGGTGCGCCGACGCGCGCCTTACCTGACACGCGAGTTTTTCAGCCTGCTGGCCGAACGCATGCCCGAGGCGCTGCGTGTGGTCATGGCCCGCCAGGGTGGGCGTGATGTGGCGATGGCCTTGAGCCTGGTGGGGGGCGACAGCCTGTTTGGCCGCTACTGGGGGTGCCTGGATGAATTCGACCGGCTGCATTTCGAAACGTGTTTTTACCAGGGCATGGACTTTGCCATTGCCGAGGGTTACCAGCGTTTCGATGCCGGGGCGCAGGGCGAGCATAAGCTGATACGCGGGTTTGAACCGGTGTTGACGCGGTCCTGGCATTATCTGCTACACCCGGGGTTGCGGCGGGCGGTGGAGGATTTTCTGCTGCAGGAGCGGGAAGGGGTCAAGGGGTATGCCGAGGAGGCGCGGGGAATGTTGCCCTACCGCCGGGACTGATGCGTCTTCGGCTGCAGCGCGATCCCTGTAGGAGCGGCCTTGTGTCGCGAAAGGGCCGCAAAGCGGCCCCGGCAATTATTGCTGCGAAGCTGAAGACCTGGGGCTGCTGCGCAGCCCTTTCGCGACACAAGGCCGCTCCTACAAGAAACGCGCCGTAGCGCAGATCAGTCGACCCCGACAAAGCCCCCGGTCTGGTGGTGCCACAACCGGGCATACAACCCTTGTTGCTCCAGCAACTCAGCATGGCTGCCACTTTCGACAATCCGGCCCTTGTCCAGCACCACCAGCCGGTCCATCCGTGCAATGGTCGACAGCCGGTGGGCAATGGCGATCACCGTCTTGCCCTGCATCAGCGTCTCCAGGCTTTCCTGAATGGCTGCCTCCACCTCCGAATCCAGCGCCGAAGTGGCTTCGTCCATGATCAGGATCGGCGCATTCTTCAACAGCACCCGGGCAATGGCAATGCGCTGGCGCTGGCCGCCCGACAACTTGACCCCACGCTCACCCACATGGGCATCGAAGCCGGTGCGCCCCTGGGCGTCCGACAGTTGCGGGATGAACTCGTCGGCGCGGGCGCGGCGAACCGCCTCGTGCAACTCAGCCTCGCTGGCATCGGGGCGGCCGTACAGCAGGTTGTCGCGGATCGAGCGGTGCAGCAACGAGGTGTCCTGGGTGATCATGCCGATCTGTGCGCGCAGGCTGGCCTGGCTGACTTCGGCAATGTTCTGGCCATCGATGAGGATGCGCCCGCCCTGCACGTCATACAGGCGCAGCAGCAGGTTGACCAAGGTCGACTTGCCCGCCCCGGAAGGGCCGATCAGGCCGATTTTCTCGCCCGGGCGAATGTTCAGGTCGAGCCCTTCGATCACATTGGCAGCCTTGCCATAGTGAAAGTCGACATCATCGAAATGCACCGCGCCGCGGCTGACCTTGAGCGCCGGCGCGTTGGGCGGGTCGGTGACGGTAACCGGCTGGGCGATGGTCTGCAGGCCGTCCTGGACCATGCCGATATTCTCGAAGATGCCGTTGACCACCCACATGATCCAGCCCGACATGTTGACGATGCGGATCACCAGGCCGGTGGCCAGGGCGATGGCGCCAACGGTGATCAGCGACTGGCTCCACAGCCACAGCGCCAGGCCCGTGGTGGTGACCACCAGCAGGCCGTTGAGGGTGGTGATGACCACGTCCATGCTGGTAATTACCCGCGAGGCCAGCTGGGTTTTCTCGGTTTGCTCGCGGATCGCCTCACGTGCGTACTGCTGCTCGTAGTCGGTGTGGGCGAACAGCTTCAGCGTCGCGATGTTGGTATAGCCGTCGACGATACGCCCCATGAGCTTGGAGCGAGCGTCGGACGAGATCACCGAGCGCTCCTTTACCCGTGGCACAAAGTAGAACAGCGCGGCGATGTAGCCGGCGATCCAGACCAGCAGCGGCAGCATCAGGCGCCAGTCGGCCTCGGCGAACAGCACCAGCGAAGTGATGGCGTAGATCAGCACGTGCCACAGCGCGTCCACCGCCTGCACGGCAGAATCACGCAGCGAGTTGCCGGTCTGCATGATGCGCTGGGCAATGCGCCCGGCGAAGTCGCTCTGGAAGAAGTTAAGGCTCTGCTTGAGCACATACGAGTGGTTTTGCCAGCGGATCAGGCTGGTCATGCCAGGGTTGATGGTCTGGTGTACCAGCAGGTCGTGCAGGCCGAAAAACAACGGCCGCAGCAGCAGGATCACCACCAGCATCCAGATCAGTTCACCGCTGTGCTCGCTGAAGAAGCTGGCATTGGGCGTGCCCTGGGCCAGGTCGATGATGCGGCTGAGGTAGCTGAACATCGCCACCTCGATCAGCGAGGCGAACAGGCCGACCACTAACAGGGCGAGGAAGCTGGGCCAGACCTGGCGCAGGTAATACAGGTAGAACGGCCACACGGTGGTGGGGGGCGATTCACTGGGTGCTTCGCGAAAGATATCGATCAGCTGTTCAAAACGACGGTACAGCATGGGTAACGACACTCCTGTTCCATCCGGCCCTCAGGCGGTTGCACGTCCCTGTGCAGCCTGCGGTCAGTCGATGCGTTTGGCCGACTTGATGTAGACCGGGTCGGCCGGTACATCACGCATGCCTTTTTTGATGGTGGTGGGCGAGTTGACGATCTGGTCGACCACTTCCATGCCCTTGGTCACCTTGCCGAACACGGCGTAGCCACGGTCTCGGCCCGGGTTGAGGAAGTCGTTGTCGGCCACGTTGATGAAGAACTGGCTGGTGGCCGAGTTCGGGTCGGAGGTGCGCGCCATCGACAAGGTGCCGCGGGTGTTCAGCAGGCCGTTGCTGGCCTCGTTCTTGATCGGGTCCTTGGTGTTCTTCTGTACCATCTGGTCAGTAAAGCCGCCGCCCTGGACCATGAAGCCGGGAATCACGCGGTGGAAGATGGTGTTGTTGTAGAAGCCGCTGTCGACGTACTCGAGGAAGTTCTTGGTACTGATCGGCGCCTTCTCGGCGTTCAGCTCGATTTCAACCTGGCCGAAGCTGGTGTCGAGCATGACGTGCGGGGTCTTGTCGGAGGCCATGACGCTGGTGGCGAAGGCGACCGAGCAGGCGGTGAGCAGGAGTTTTTTCAGCATGGGCTCAAAGATCCTTGAGAGGTGGAAGCGGCTGCAAGGAACTGCAGCAGGGTCTGGTTGAAGACCTCGGGTTGATCGAGTGGCGTAG
It contains:
- a CDS encoding putative porin produces the protein MRLVSTLTGVSLTGMMLALSAPASAAVDAKLLEMLRANGSINQAQYNELQGDLAKETKEKADQKAQSERMSSFEQKVAWAAKTQIKGDVRLRYEDVNVDDPNSSSGNQDRQRVRARVGFYSEINPQVDAGVRIATGSSADRRSTNQSLDNYFDKKSLWVDLAYLDWHPTAVPNLHLIGGKMPQPWVSMGDIIWDSDINPEGVAATYKADLGGAEVFASAGQYTLKDNVDGDGVQYKHDAQVYHGQLGAKFAPADVLKLTVGASIYGYDNDKEAAILQSFGNTTNEFNLVEGFGQIDFTGLAIPLSAYGQYVKNTESTDGEDQAWLAGLKTKVGAWSLDYNYRDVQRNAVVSLFTDSDFGNGFTGSRGHKFKVGYEIDKNFSLGAAYLMAKTDLSQLPNSNADVDTLQVDLEAKF
- a CDS encoding ABC transporter ATP-binding protein; amino-acid sequence: MLYRRFEQLIDIFREAPSESPPTTVWPFYLYYLRQVWPSFLALLVVGLFASLIEVAMFSYLSRIIDLAQGTPNASFFSEHSGELIWMLVVILLLRPLFFGLHDLLVHQTINPGMTSLIRWQNHSYVLKQSLNFFQSDFAGRIAQRIMQTGNSLRDSAVQAVDALWHVLIYAITSLVLFAEADWRLMLPLLVWIAGYIAALFYFVPRVKERSVISSDARSKLMGRIVDGYTNIATLKLFAHTDYEQQYAREAIREQTEKTQLASRVITSMDVVITTLNGLLVVTTTGLALWLWSQSLITVGAIALATGLVIRIVNMSGWIMWVVNGIFENIGMVQDGLQTIAQPVTVTDPPNAPALKVSRGAVHFDDVDFHYGKAANVIEGLDLNIRPGEKIGLIGPSGAGKSTLVNLLLRLYDVQGGRILIDGQNIAEVSQASLRAQIGMITQDTSLLHRSIRDNLLYGRPDASEAELHEAVRRARADEFIPQLSDAQGRTGFDAHVGERGVKLSGGQRQRIAIARVLLKNAPILIMDEATSALDSEVEAAIQESLETLMQGKTVIAIAHRLSTIARMDRLVVLDKGRIVESGSHAELLEQQGLYARLWHHQTGGFVGVD
- a CDS encoding beta-ketoacyl-ACP synthase III is translated as MHNVVISGTGLYTPAQSISNEELVASFNAWSQQFNQDNAAAIERGEVEAAPLSDAAFIEKASGIKSRFVMDKAGILDPQRMKPRLPERSNDEPSVLCEMAVAAARQALERAGRTAADVDGVIVACSNLQRPYPAIAIEVQQALGIQGFAFDMNVACSSATFGIQTAANSVALGQARAVLMVNPEVCTGHLNFRDRDSHFIFGDAATAVLIERADQATSAHQFDIVSSKLWTEFSNNIRNNFGFLNRAAEEGEGAADKLFIQEGRKVFREVCPKVAELIGEHLQENGLQSSDVKRFWLHQANLSMNHLIVKKLLGREVAEEDAPVILDRYANTSSAGSVIAFHLYQDDLAKGSLGVLSSFGAGYSIGSVILRKR
- a CDS encoding peptidylprolyl isomerase A yields the protein MLKKLLLTACSVAFATSVMASDKTPHVMLDTSFGQVEIELNAEKAPISTKNFLEYVDSGFYNNTIFHRVIPGFMVQGGGFTDQMVQKNTKDPIKNEASNGLLNTRGTLSMARTSDPNSATSQFFINVADNDFLNPGRDRGYAVFGKVTKGMEVVDQIVNSPTTIKKGMRDVPADPVYIKSAKRID
- a CDS encoding GNAT family N-acetyltransferase produces the protein MTSLYSLAHLRDLPAATWDALVPAGQPFLRHAFLSAMEDSGSVQRNTGWAAEHLVLERDGQVRALLPAYRKWHSFGEYVFDHGWADACERAGIAYYPKLLGAVPFSPVSGPRLLAADPADGLLMLQALPEYLGKGGLSGAHINFTDPALDAQLAGLPGWMERLGCQFHWQNRGYRDFQDFLDSLSSRKRKQMRKEREQVAGQGIEFRWYRGDELDEAQWDFVFLCYANTYAVRRRAPYLTREFFSLLAERMPEALRVVMARQGGRDVAMALSLVGGDSLFGRYWGCLDEFDRLHFETCFYQGMDFAIAEGYQRFDAGAQGEHKLIRGFEPVLTRSWHYLLHPGLRRAVEDFLLQEREGVKGYAEEARGMLPYRRD
- the hrpA gene encoding ATP-dependent RNA helicase HrpA, which produces MTDHAIDKLLQNLDHAMIADRHRLRRQLHELRKRPDEAKLAQWVEKVQASCAQVTARQQSVPTVRYDDNLPIAAKRDEIKKALAENQVLVIAGETGSGKTTQLPKICLELGRGSHGLIAHTQPRRIAARSVAARVAEELGTPLGGLVGYQVRFEDQSDSNTLVKLMTDGILLAETQHDRLLERYDTIIVDEAHERSLNIDFLLGYLKTLLHRRPDLKLIITSATIDLERFSKHFDNAPIIEVSGRTFPVETWYRPLTSEQDEEGNQIEDDLTVDQAILATLDELAHHERSEGKGPGDVLIFLPGEREIRDAAEILRKAQLRHTEILPLYARLSPAEQQRIFQPHTGRRVVLATNVAETSLTVPGIRYVIDTGTARISRYSYRAKVQRLPIEAVSQASANQRKGRCGRVEPGICVRLYSEEDFNSRPAFTDPEILRTNLAAVILQMLHLRLGAIDAFPFIEPPDGKAISDGFNLLQELSAVNRENQLTPIGRQLARLPVDPRLGRMLLEGARLGSLQEVLIVTSALSVQDPRERPPERQQAADQAHAQWKDVDSDFAALVNLWRGFEEQRQALTANPLRNWCRKNFLNYLRLREWRDAHRQLALICRELQLTVNKEPSDYLKMHKAILSGLLSQIGQKTEEGDYQGARQRRFWVHPSSGLGRKRPQWVMAAELVETTKLYARMVAKIEPDWIEPLAGHLVKKNHFEPHWEKKRGQVVAYEQITLYGLILVGRRPVHYGPIDPVTSRELFIREGLVGGEIQSRAKCLAANKRLLEELDELEAKARRRDILADEETLYAFYEARLPAEIHQTATFDSWYRMGSQKDANLLIMREEDVLAREASEVTAAQYPDSMQVGELRLPQSYHFEPGHPRDGVTVRVPAPLLPSLPGERLEWLVPGLLEAKCVALVRNLPKALRKNFVPVPDFVKASLARMTFGQGALPQALGQELLRMTGARVSDEAWEESVKLVEGHLRMNIEVVDGQGKFLGEGRDLAELTARFAAASQAALAVPRDAKSEQPVQAKAFSEVKQTAQQKIAGLSMTVYPALVEDNGTVREGRFSTQAEAEFQHRRALQRLLLQQLAEPAKFLRGKLPGLTELGLLYREMGRVEALVEDILLASLDSCILEGEQPLPRDGAALAGLAERKRGSWAEHAERLARLTLEVLKLWHGLQKRFKGKIDLSQAVALNDIKQQLGNLVYPGFVRETPAAWFKELPRYLKAVELRLEKLGSQVQKDRVWSGELANLWAQYKARADKHAQEGKRDEQLALYRWWLEEYRVSLFAQQLGTKVPISDKRLSKQWSQVEG